In Candidatus Synechococcus calcipolaris G9, a genomic segment contains:
- a CDS encoding M23 family metallopeptidase — MSDQTLYSPNPTPPEHIISNSLSRRIRQVCSYLPLITATTGLTAAITPGVYALDSLLLVHPPTSSSESLSRLNQDPIRPLGSSSTSDLDGNSQESLSATINENILADIIQGSLKKAILPESKLPLTTGSLTSSPVLSAYPQLASSSQISSPSFKVIDRRQAGTDDLATLVTKSTTAVLAALPTGDMSLGMGGTWEETSGMQPVDISLEESTPATATDLSPAAADLLAIAPEEPVEDTSSAIAYAPQQSDPNSRVQFTGSRRGVPVPFGRSYQRQNHQSRPVSTRTAATSIPANSIPTTPVVSPRPSTVTVSPVTPRPNPAPATAPAIPQPMAAPVPVKVARQVISPQLPDLDLPPLPASDRYLPSPITNQFVWPAQGVFTSGFGPRWGRIHRGIDIAGPVGTPVVAAASGVVTFSGWNSGGFGNLVEIRHTDGTLTLYAHNHRNIVRQGQYVQQGEQIALMGSTGRSTGPHVHFEIHPQGRGAVNPMNFLRRSQG; from the coding sequence TTGAGCGACCAAACCCTTTACTCCCCTAATCCAACCCCACCGGAGCATATAATTTCTAATTCTCTTAGTCGTCGGATCCGCCAGGTTTGTTCCTATCTGCCTCTCATAACGGCGACGACTGGTTTGACGGCGGCCATCACCCCTGGTGTCTATGCCCTTGATTCATTGCTGTTGGTTCATCCCCCTACAAGCTCATCTGAAAGCCTCAGTAGGTTAAATCAGGATCCTATCCGTCCCTTAGGTTCGTCCTCCACCTCTGATCTTGATGGCAACTCGCAAGAGAGTCTTTCCGCCACAATCAACGAAAATATTCTTGCCGATATTATTCAAGGCTCTCTCAAAAAAGCAATTCTACCGGAGTCTAAACTCCCTCTCACAACAGGCTCCCTTACATCCAGTCCTGTTCTCTCGGCCTATCCGCAGTTAGCATCTTCTAGTCAGATTTCATCTCCTTCCTTTAAGGTGATTGATCGTCGCCAAGCCGGAACCGATGATCTGGCAACCCTGGTGACTAAATCAACCACGGCAGTGCTGGCGGCCCTTCCCACAGGAGATATGTCCTTAGGGATGGGGGGAACCTGGGAAGAAACCTCTGGGATGCAGCCGGTGGATATATCCCTAGAGGAATCGACTCCTGCTACGGCAACTGATCTTTCTCCAGCAGCGGCGGATCTACTGGCCATTGCCCCGGAAGAGCCGGTAGAGGATACTTCTTCCGCAATTGCCTATGCTCCTCAACAGTCTGACCCCAATTCCCGGGTGCAGTTCACGGGCAGTCGTCGCGGCGTTCCGGTGCCCTTTGGCCGCAGCTATCAACGCCAGAATCACCAATCTCGGCCCGTGTCAACCCGTACCGCTGCTACCTCTATTCCTGCCAATTCAATTCCAACAACGCCGGTCGTCAGCCCTCGCCCCAGTACTGTTACCGTTAGTCCGGTTACACCTCGTCCTAATCCTGCTCCGGCGACTGCCCCGGCTATTCCCCAACCCATGGCTGCCCCTGTTCCCGTTAAGGTGGCACGTCAAGTAATTTCGCCCCAATTACCCGATCTAGACTTGCCCCCGCTTCCTGCCTCTGATCGCTATTTACCCAGTCCCATTACGAATCAGTTTGTTTGGCCTGCCCAGGGTGTGTTTACCTCTGGCTTCGGCCCACGCTGGGGGCGGATTCACCGGGGCATTGATATAGCCGGGCCCGTGGGCACACCCGTGGTTGCCGCAGCTTCTGGGGTTGTGACATTTTCTGGCTGGAATTCCGGTGGTTTTGGTAACCTAGTGGAAATTCGCCATACAGACGGAACCCTCACCCTCTATGCCCACAATCATCGGAATATTGTCCGTCAAGGTCAATATGTTCAGCAGGGAGAGCAAATTGCCCTGATGGGTAGCACGGGTCGGAGTACGGGGCCCCACGTCCACTTTGAAATCCATCCCCAGGGGCGGGGCGCGGTGAATCCGATGAATTTCCTCCGCCGCTCTCAAGGCTAA
- the ruvA gene encoding Holliday junction branch migration protein RuvA, giving the protein MVTYLKGQITGIHKTHANRALIDLEVNGVGYGLVVTSRLLKELPESGETVQLFTHLQMREDQLLLYGFLSRAERDLFQRLISVNGVGAQLALALLDALGLQELVQAIISGNTRTLSRTPGVGTKTAERIALELKTKLAQWRQDTGLITRPPATPTPDIQEDVELTLGALGYTDTEIQQALMALGEHTTLSKSKNPEDWLREAIAWLSQPP; this is encoded by the coding sequence ATGGTTACTTACCTTAAAGGCCAGATCACCGGCATTCACAAAACCCACGCCAATCGGGCCCTAATTGATCTAGAAGTTAATGGTGTGGGCTATGGCCTAGTGGTCACTAGTCGTTTACTCAAGGAATTACCCGAATCAGGGGAGACGGTTCAACTCTTTACCCATCTACAAATGCGGGAGGATCAACTTCTCCTCTATGGGTTTCTCTCTCGGGCGGAGCGGGATCTATTTCAGCGACTCATTAGCGTCAACGGGGTAGGGGCCCAACTCGCCCTTGCCCTTCTAGATGCCCTGGGCCTACAGGAATTAGTTCAGGCCATTATTAGCGGTAATACCCGTACCTTAAGTCGCACCCCTGGGGTAGGTACAAAAACCGCCGAGCGCATTGCCCTAGAACTGAAAACAAAACTAGCCCAATGGCGACAGGACACGGGTCTGATCACTCGGCCGCCGGCAACCCCCACCCCTGATATTCAAGAAGACGTAGAACTGACCCTAGGGGCCCTGGGCTATACCGATACAGAAATTCAACAGGCTCTAATGGCCCTAGGTGAACATACCACCCTCAGCAAAAGCAAGAATCCTGAGGACTGGCTTCGGGAGGCGATCGCTTGGTTAAGTCAACCTCCCTAA
- a CDS encoding YciI family protein — translation MPWFVKIERGVVDKPVFDRYVAAHRAYVRQLIDQGHRAKTGYWGELGGGMMIFEADSQAIAQIIIAEDPLIKNHCVDYELHEWKIVEE, via the coding sequence ATGCCCTGGTTTGTCAAAATTGAGCGGGGAGTTGTGGATAAGCCGGTTTTTGATCGATACGTGGCGGCCCATCGGGCCTATGTGCGACAGTTAATTGACCAAGGTCATCGGGCTAAGACAGGCTACTGGGGGGAGTTGGGAGGTGGAATGATGATTTTTGAGGCGGACTCCCAGGCGATCGCCCAGATTATTATTGCCGAAGATCCCTTAATCAAAAACCATTGTGTAGATTACGAGTTACACGAGTGGAAAATCGTCGAGGAATAG
- a CDS encoding DUF3122 domain-containing protein — protein MKTILRFIGSTLILGMLAWVLIVNVAISPSQATIRQLEEAPGQVVYQSRQVLKDQKGASWQAIAFKRTFPDRSDSIYLRLVGFPGTANIDHSQPLTLTNSMGKTLTAADVSHDMFVDPTQIKPDVAQYDLQPILMKLELGIPLRLILPTLDQSEITLNASTDLVEEWRSLIGQK, from the coding sequence ATGAAGACCATCTTACGCTTTATCGGATCAACACTCATACTCGGAATGTTAGCTTGGGTGTTGATAGTTAATGTGGCGATCTCTCCATCTCAGGCAACTATTCGCCAGTTAGAAGAAGCACCAGGGCAGGTGGTTTACCAATCTCGCCAAGTGCTCAAGGATCAAAAGGGTGCTAGTTGGCAAGCGATCGCCTTCAAGCGAACTTTCCCCGATCGTTCGGACAGTATATACTTACGTCTGGTTGGGTTTCCAGGAACAGCAAACATCGATCACTCACAGCCACTAACCCTTACCAACTCGATGGGCAAAACACTAACTGCCGCCGATGTATCCCACGATATGTTTGTGGATCCAACTCAGATAAAACCTGATGTCGCACAGTATGATTTACAGCCGATCTTGATGAAGTTAGAATTGGGAATCCCATTGCGACTAATCCTGCCAACCCTCGACCAATCAGAGATTACCCTGAATGCTTCTACTGATCTTGTTGAAGAATGGCGATCTCTAATAGGTCAGAAATAG
- a CDS encoding Hsp20/alpha crystallin family protein, which translates to MALVRWQPFREVDDIQREMNRLFDNLVTSNNSQEGIGLGFVPRAELVENGDSYTLRLELPGMDVKDLDIQATAEAVSISGERKTERQSEENGVTRSEFRYGKFQRVIPLPGRINHQDVGANYQDGILSLTLPKADEEKNKVVRINLG; encoded by the coding sequence ATGGCACTCGTGCGTTGGCAACCGTTCCGGGAAGTGGATGATATTCAACGGGAAATGAACCGTCTCTTCGATAATCTAGTAACCAGTAATAACTCCCAAGAAGGGATTGGTCTTGGCTTTGTCCCTCGGGCTGAATTAGTTGAAAATGGTGATAGCTATACCCTGCGCCTAGAACTGCCGGGGATGGATGTAAAAGACTTAGATATTCAGGCGACGGCGGAAGCGGTATCCATTTCTGGGGAGCGTAAAACCGAACGTCAAAGTGAAGAAAATGGCGTGACTCGCAGTGAGTTTCGCTATGGTAAATTTCAACGGGTGATTCCCTTGCCGGGCCGGATTAATCATCAGGATGTAGGTGCCAATTACCAGGATGGTATTTTATCCCTAACCCTACCGAAGGCTGATGAAGAAAAAAATAAAGTGGTTCGCATCAATCTAGGTTAA
- a CDS encoding ribulose bisphosphate carboxylase small subunit: MAVKSYAAPPTPWSTDLAKPKIADSAYIHSSCNLIGDVRIKDDVHIAPGTSIRADEGTPFHIGEGTNIQDGVVIHGLQDGRVLGDDGKEYSVWIGDDASITHMALIHGPVYVGSGCFIGFRSTVFNARVGPGCVVMMHALIQDVEIPPGKYVASGTIITNQQQANRLPNAEETDIHFAQHVVGINDALRSGYRCAENIACIAPIRNELKKTHDVQINLQQDGGGQVMTQATNPDILSEIRQLLSQGYHIGLEYADARRYRTSSWQSEPPIQAQQERQVVAEVEKCLSAHSQDYVRLIGVDPKAKRRVRELTIHRPGEPTSMGATFSSGGSSSPSTAYTSYAASTTSRGSLDQSIIGQIRQLLQQGYQIGTEHTDPRHYRTSSWYSCAPIQSNREPEVIAALEACLQEHQGEYVRLLGIDSKAKRRVLEQIIQRPDGPVTSNGSRGNGSGTKSSFPTATPASYGTPQDTVLSNDVLNQIQSLLSQGCQVTTEYADPRRFRTSSWHSGINITSMHALADLSAFLADHPGDYVRLVGVDPKLKKRLMETIIQRPNGKGSNNGSSTRGKGFAPTPSAKSSSSSSSRSHSSSSRLSGDVVNQVRQLLQSGFRLGIEHVDARRYRTGSWQSGPQLQVTREPEAIAPDEIYGT; this comes from the coding sequence ATGGCGGTTAAAAGTTATGCGGCTCCTCCCACCCCCTGGTCAACGGATCTAGCTAAACCTAAAATTGCTGACTCAGCCTACATCCATTCCTCCTGCAACCTAATTGGTGATGTGCGGATCAAGGATGATGTTCACATTGCCCCAGGAACTTCAATTCGGGCAGATGAGGGAACTCCCTTTCATATTGGCGAGGGCACCAATATCCAGGATGGGGTGGTTATTCACGGGCTACAGGATGGCCGTGTCCTTGGGGATGATGGCAAGGAGTATTCCGTCTGGATTGGCGATGATGCCTCCATTACCCACATGGCCTTGATTCATGGCCCCGTTTACGTTGGCTCGGGTTGTTTTATTGGCTTTCGCTCCACGGTGTTTAACGCTCGGGTGGGCCCAGGTTGCGTGGTGATGATGCACGCCCTAATTCAAGATGTGGAAATTCCACCGGGGAAATACGTTGCCTCAGGCACGATTATCACCAATCAACAGCAGGCCAATCGCCTACCCAATGCCGAGGAAACCGATATTCACTTTGCCCAGCATGTGGTGGGCATTAATGATGCCCTGAGATCGGGCTATCGCTGCGCTGAAAATATTGCCTGTATTGCACCAATCCGTAACGAACTTAAAAAAACCCATGATGTTCAAATCAATCTTCAACAGGATGGGGGAGGCCAAGTCATGACCCAAGCCACAAATCCCGATATTTTAAGCGAAATCCGCCAGTTACTCAGCCAGGGCTATCACATTGGCCTAGAATACGCCGATGCCCGCCGCTATCGCACCAGTTCGTGGCAAAGTGAGCCACCGATCCAGGCCCAGCAGGAGCGACAAGTAGTTGCGGAGGTTGAGAAATGTTTGTCGGCCCATTCCCAGGATTATGTGCGCCTGATTGGGGTTGATCCTAAAGCCAAGCGACGGGTGCGGGAACTGACGATTCATCGGCCTGGAGAACCCACCAGTATGGGAGCAACCTTTTCCAGTGGTGGCTCTTCTTCCCCAAGTACTGCCTACACCTCCTATGCTGCCAGTACGACAAGTCGTGGAAGTTTGGATCAATCCATTATTGGCCAAATTCGCCAACTCCTCCAGCAGGGCTATCAAATTGGTACGGAACACACCGACCCACGGCATTATCGCACCAGTTCTTGGTATAGCTGCGCCCCCATTCAATCCAACCGCGAACCTGAGGTGATTGCTGCCCTAGAAGCTTGTCTGCAAGAGCATCAGGGCGAATACGTGCGTTTATTAGGCATTGATAGTAAGGCCAAGCGGCGGGTATTGGAGCAAATTATTCAGCGGCCCGATGGCCCTGTTACCTCCAATGGGTCTCGAGGTAATGGTTCTGGGACGAAATCCTCCTTTCCTACGGCAACCCCAGCAAGTTATGGAACACCCCAGGATACGGTACTGAGTAACGATGTCCTCAACCAAATTCAGTCCCTTTTGTCCCAGGGATGTCAAGTCACCACCGAGTATGCGGATCCGCGCCGCTTTCGCACCAGCTCCTGGCACAGTGGCATAAACATTACCTCCATGCACGCCCTAGCGGACTTGAGTGCATTTCTGGCGGATCATCCAGGGGATTATGTTCGCCTTGTGGGTGTAGATCCAAAACTGAAAAAGCGGTTGATGGAAACCATTATTCAGCGGCCCAATGGCAAGGGCAGTAATAATGGCTCCAGTACGCGGGGTAAGGGATTTGCTCCCACCCCATCGGCCAAATCTAGCTCTAGTTCCTCTAGCCGTTCCCACTCCAGTTCGAGTCGTTTGAGTGGGGATGTGGTGAATCAGGTGCGTCAGCTTCTACAGAGCGGGTTTCGCTTAGGCATTGAACATGTGGATGCCCGTCGTTATCGGACGGGGTCTTGGCAGAGTGGGCCGCAGCTTCAGGTCACCCGTGAACCGGAGGCGATCGCCCCAGATGAGATCTATGGAACTTAA
- a CDS encoding EutN/CcmL family microcompartment protein: MKIARVCGTVTSTQKESTLTGVKFLVVQWMGGEGELLPDYAVAADTVGAGLDEWVLVSRGSAARFIVNGETKPIDAAVVAIIDTVSKDNQLLYSKRTQY, translated from the coding sequence GTGAAAATTGCTCGAGTGTGTGGCACTGTCACCAGCACCCAAAAAGAGTCCACCCTCACTGGCGTCAAGTTTTTAGTGGTTCAATGGATGGGCGGGGAAGGCGAACTACTCCCCGACTACGCCGTTGCCGCCGATACCGTTGGTGCGGGGTTGGATGAATGGGTCTTGGTCAGTCGAGGCAGTGCCGCTCGATTTATTGTCAATGGTGAAACAAAACCCATTGATGCAGCAGTGGTGGCGATTATTGACACCGTGAGCAAAGATAATCAACTTCTTTACAGTAAGCGCACCCAGTATTGA
- a CDS encoding carbon dioxide-concentrating mechanism protein CcmK yields the protein MAIAVGMIETLGFPAVVEAADAMVKAARVTLVGYEKIGSGRVTVIVRGDVSEVQASVAAGVENVKRVNGGQVLSTHIIARPHENLEYVLPIRYTEAVEQFRESVSGIRPMGRP from the coding sequence ATGGCAATTGCAGTAGGAATGATTGAGACCCTGGGATTTCCGGCCGTTGTTGAAGCCGCTGATGCCATGGTCAAAGCTGCCCGTGTCACATTGGTCGGCTATGAAAAAATTGGGAGTGGGCGCGTCACCGTCATTGTTCGCGGTGATGTCTCGGAAGTGCAAGCCTCCGTCGCCGCAGGCGTAGAAAATGTAAAGCGGGTGAATGGCGGTCAAGTCCTGTCTACCCACATCATTGCCCGTCCCCACGAGAACCTGGAATACGTCCTCCCCATTCGCTACACCGAAGCCGTGGAACAGTTCCGGGAAAGCGTTAGTGGTATTCGTCCCATGGGCCGCCCATAG
- a CDS encoding carbon dioxide-concentrating mechanism protein CcmK, whose translation MPIAVGMIETKGFPAVVEAADAMVKAARVTLVGYEKIGSGRVTVIVRGDVSEVQASVAAGVENVKRVNGGELLSTHIIARPHENLEYVLPIRYTEAVEQFRN comes from the coding sequence ATGCCAATTGCTGTCGGAATGATCGAAACGAAGGGATTTCCGGCCGTCGTCGAAGCAGCAGATGCTATGGTCAAGGCTGCCCGTGTCACCTTAGTCGGTTATGAAAAAATCGGCAGTGGGCGTGTCACCGTCATTGTGCGGGGAGATGTCTCAGAAGTACAAGCCTCCGTTGCCGCAGGCGTGGAAAATGTAAAGCGGGTGAATGGTGGTGAACTTCTCTCCACCCACATCATTGCCCGTCCCCATGAAAACTTGGAATACGTTTTACCCATTCGATATACCGAAGCCGTTGAACAATTCCGAAATTAG
- the bcp gene encoding thioredoxin-dependent thiol peroxidase has translation MSLTVGDRAPDFCLASATGDQVCLGDFRGQWLILYFYPRDNTPGCTKEACGYRDVYEARQDQNLAIVGISGDSAQSHQKFIQKYRLPFPLLCDLDGTVARAYDSYGPKKFMGKEYEGIYRNTFLIDPQGNLAGIYLKVKPDAHIDQVMADFQAQAS, from the coding sequence ATGTCATTGACGGTGGGCGATCGCGCCCCAGACTTTTGTCTAGCCAGTGCCACTGGAGATCAGGTGTGTTTAGGGGATTTTCGGGGGCAGTGGTTGATTTTATATTTTTATCCACGGGATAATACCCCTGGCTGCACAAAGGAGGCCTGTGGCTATCGGGATGTTTACGAAGCGCGGCAAGATCAAAACCTGGCGATCGTTGGTATCAGCGGCGATTCTGCCCAATCTCACCAAAAATTCATCCAGAAATATCGCCTGCCCTTTCCCCTCCTCTGCGATTTGGATGGAACGGTGGCCAGGGCCTACGACAGCTATGGCCCCAAAAAGTTTATGGGCAAAGAATACGAGGGGATCTACCGCAATACCTTTTTGATCGACCCCCAGGGCAATCTGGCAGGTATTTATCTAAAGGTTAAGCCGGATGCCCATATTGATCAGGTAATGGCAGATTTTCAGGCCCAAGCATCTTGA